CCATTACGGGCGTTGCCGTTGGCACTGGGCTGATTCCGCTCATGCCCTAAATGCGCGGTTAACTCCGCATTCAGGGCAGTTTCAACCGTCAGCTTTTTGAGTGCTTTAGTAAAAGCATTCAAATCAGCATCTGTTTTTAGGGATTTGGCTAGCTCTGTCGCTAACCCCATAAGTTGACTGTGTTCCATAAATAACGCCTCAATCTAAACCCTTTAAAAGGGTTGCTAAATTTAAACGTTTACACAGTTTAATTTACAGGCTCATATCAAATTGCTTCTGCAATAGTTTGCCTGTCCATACACACTGCACTTTTTGGCCATTATTCAACATGTTTTGCGTGATGTCTCGTACCACGGAAGTATCACGTTCTGGCTCAGTCCAAGTTAATGCTTCCATAGCAGCATAAACACTGACTGACTTGCCTTGCTTGTGGGCATAATTAGCCACTAATCTTGCCCACTCGGCAACCAATACAGGCTCAATCCAAACCGTGTAATGTGTAAAGGCCTTCCAAATCGCTAACGGGACATAAAACGTTCCTACGCTCCACAAATAGGCCGCATCTAAAATCAAGGATGGTTGTGCTGAGATTTTCTTTGATTTCACTACCGAAAATACTGCTCGGTCTTCATTTGGCCATGTCATAAAACGCACGGGCATACTTTTGATGGTATCACTGGATTTATGAATGGTGGTATGAAGTGACTGTGCAATTTGTCCACTGAAACCCATACCAACGCGTAAATCCAAATGACTGACTGAGCGTAGATGATGAAATTCGACACCAATAAAACCTAAACCTTTGCCGTCATTATGCGTTGGTGATTGAGGCCAGTCTTTTTCAATAAATGGTTTAAACATCCTTACCCAAAACAGTGAAACCAAGCCGAGGGGCAACGCAACATGCTCATCATCAAAACGCACTAGGCCGCTTGCGGAATCAACGATTCTGGCGATCACTCTTAAGAGAGCAATTTTGTAGGTCGATGATTTGTCATCTTTGAGAATAATGTGCCGAATAAGAGGTAATGATCCTAATCCATCATCAGGTAAGCCCAAAACAACGGTAGTCCATTGCACATTATTTCTGCCCTGTAAATCTGTACGCTCGACAGTTTTAATCACATGCAAGCCAAAAGTATGGGCTAAGTTATAAACTTCTTGAAGTGAAACAGGGTGCATTTCTCGGCTGAGGTCAGGCTCGCCTAGACGTAAGGAAATTGCTATTCGCCCCGAAGGACGAAGTAATGTGACTAACTTTCGGAAGGCTCGCTCACGCTGTTGCGGCAATACGTGTATCCACACTGCAGACAATAAAATGAAGTCGAAATTTAAACCAAGTTGGTGGGTTTTACTCAGACTTGGCAATGCGTCATCTAACCAATGAATAGCACTATCCGCATGATATTTTTGTGCTTGAGTACGCATACCGATGGACGGCTCGACGGCTACGACTTGATATTCCTGAGTGGCAAACCAAGCGGCATCTCGTCCTGATCCTGCACCTACATCTAATACCGTCGCGCCTTTTGGCGGAAGCTCCGATAGAATATCGCGATGAACTTGCTCAAAGCTCAAGTCTTCATAGCGTTGAGCCATTTCTTCGGATTGGTGGTTGTAGGTGAGATAGGCTGTCATGTTTTTTGTCTTATCCCTTACAAATGACAGTAACTAATTGGTGCCAAATTAATCATCATTTTACGCCTTAACTCTTCTTCATCTTCTGTTGACAAATTCAACCTCAACAAATACTCCAATAGCTCTTGCTGACGCGGCTGGCCAAATGTCAGTCGGTATAATGACAGTATTTTCAACATTTTCTCATACTGGCGCGTTTCACGACTTAACGGCATCATTGGAACAATTCGGCGGATTTTTGCGCTCCCAATTGGCATGTGCCAATAAGGAATAAGATCCGTATGGTTGGGCTGTTTTGACAAAATATCTGCCGCTTTTTCAAATATTTCCTTCCAACCTTCTGTAGCCTTTATTTCTGTAGCAAACTGTTCAGCCACTCTACGACGTACAACCAGTGACTGAAATCTATTAACTCGCCCTTCTCGTTGCTCAAGATCAATTGGATTATGTGGTAAATTCCAGTGGACAACTTCACCACAATACCAATGAAAATCCAAACCCTCTTGTCCAACAGAAGTAGATGTTAGTACAAATGGACGAAATGGTGAATTAAAGGCATCCCTAATATTAGCGACCCTTTGTAGGCCTTTATCCACATCCATCTTCTGAGTGCCAAACGCAACAGCGTAGTGACAGCGAAGGCTGAAATCTTTTGTACCAACTCCATTTTGCACCGCTACTCTGGATGGTGGGATAGCGGCTGTATCACATATTGTTGTCACCATTTCATCCATTGTTCGGCAAGACTGGCCGAGCATGTAAACATATTCATCCAATAAAGACTGAAGCCCACCATTAGCGCAATACAGTAGAATGCCATGTAATGCCTTTTGCTTCTTTATAGTCGAAAATCGGCTAACAATACGAAATCCTTCGGCACTATTAAATAGTTGGCTAAAGGCAAAAGCCACCGCTGTTGCCTGAAGACTAATAGTACTATCTTCACTCTCTATTTCAGGGTTTAAATCGTTTTGTCTTATTTCGAGGTTTACTCGCTCTAAAGCTCTTGCAGCACAAACCGCAGGAGAAGCAATCGACAGTAACGCTAGAAATTCTGACAAATCTTCAGGCATTTGACTGAGTTCTATTTTTTCTGAATTGAGCATTTTTTCGATAATAGTCAATTTGTCACGTCGCCCATCGGCAGACACTATTTGCATTTGCTCATCTAGCCATGTTGTTAACCAGTCATGGTGTTTGACTCTATCAAGCAACATTGGAGCTAAGGCATACCAATTATCAGGCTTTGTTTTAGCATTAGACTCATAACATTTTAATGATCCAAGCAGTTCATCAAAACGTTTTACTCTTAAAGCGACAATCTCTTCTAACGGTTGATTTGATCGCTCTAGTGGCATATCAATTAGCGTCTTAGATGGGTAAACAAAAGCCCAGCTTGCTAAAGTGCTTTTGCCATCAAAATGCAACACAGGGTTATGCGCTTGCTTATCGAAATAAGGTGGCATTATTCTTTTCAGCCCTAAAGAACGTCTTTCTGCTTCATAGCTTAATAAGCCACTCAACATTCGCGGCACCATTGCCCAAGAAGAGAAAATCAAAGACTTACTAAAATTAGCATGCGCCGCAAATGGAAGAGCAAGTTGATAATGGGGTAAACTTGGAGGCATCCATAACATCATTTCTGGTCCAATTTTATCTGAACCAAAAAGATGTTGAGATAACTGTCTAACTTTCGCGTTAGGAGCTTCATTTGTAAGGTTTAACTTATAATCATTAATCTTATTTTTTGGCACCCATAAATGCGCTCTGTGTTTCTGTAAATACTTACCTAATTCGGTGTCGCGTTCGCCATACTTTGTGATTAAACCTCTAAGCTTATACCCACTACTAAAGGACAGCGGCCATGCCGCCGATTTGTAAAAATCCATTAACTGGGAATCAACTTTGGCTATCTGACTTAACTTTTGAGCAACGCCATCA
This genomic interval from Gammaproteobacteria bacterium contains the following:
- a CDS encoding transposase, with translation MEHSQLMGLATELAKSLKTDADLNAFTKALKKLTVETALNAELTAHLGHERNQPSANGNARNG
- a CDS encoding class I SAM-dependent methyltransferase, which encodes MTAYLTYNHQSEEMAQRYEDLSFEQVHRDILSELPPKGATVLDVGAGSGRDAAWFATQEYQVVAVEPSIGMRTQAQKYHADSAIHWLDDALPSLSKTHQLGLNFDFILLSAVWIHVLPQQRERAFRKLVTLLRPSGRIAISLRLGEPDLSREMHPVSLQEVYNLAHTFGLHVIKTVERTDLQGRNNVQWTTVVLGLPDDGLGSLPLIRHIILKDDKSSTYKIALLRVIARIVDSASGLVRFDDEHVALPLGLVSLFWVRMFKPFIEKDWPQSPTHNDGKGLGFIGVEFHHLRSVSHLDLRVGMGFSGQIAQSLHTTIHKSSDTIKSMPVRFMTWPNEDRAVFSVVKSKKISAQPSLILDAAYLWSVGTFYVPLAIWKAFTHYTVWIEPVLVAEWARLVANYAHKQGKSVSVYAAMEALTWTEPERDTSVVRDITQNMLNNGQKVQCVWTGKLLQKQFDMSL
- a CDS encoding helicase, whose product is MSEIDVYLERTLASLKDFQRVTVERLMTLFNAPTHSQRVLVADEVGLGKTIIAKGVIASLLKQWHLSRPLRVTYICSNLALADENRKKLAIFKGTEQQKFVKEPSFGRLAELALFSKEASDEGKVLEVCSLTPSTSFSLTQGFGNMRERCIIFSALVQHPQLKNHQAGLKKLFQRVGDDSWKIQVDWVSNRKWNKDIVKDFYKSLETHVDDSMFTGYNSWLELLKAIDQDFDSKKDELKNKTLRKVRVMFVKSCAANLTADLFILDEFQRFKSLIDTDEENEQSIIANQVFSKQSLSKILLLSATPFKAMTTIEEDETDEAHLVELKKVLSFLNMNSSLDCYEQSRQALQVELLRLKQDGMTVAKLSDKPRSDVEAELRPLICRTERAQIAKDVDTVLEVIVDSCDSHFGQADILAFKTLDGVAQKLSQIAKVDSQLMDFYKSAAWPLSFSSGYKLRGLITKYGERDTELGKYLQKHRAHLWVPKNKINDYKLNLTNEAPNAKVRQLSQHLFGSDKIGPEMMLWMPPSLPHYQLALPFAAHANFSKSLIFSSWAMVPRMLSGLLSYEAERRSLGLKRIMPPYFDKQAHNPVLHFDGKSTLASWAFVYPSKTLIDMPLERSNQPLEEIVALRVKRFDELLGSLKCYESNAKTKPDNWYALAPMLLDRVKHHDWLTTWLDEQMQIVSADGRRDKLTIIEKMLNSEKIELSQMPEDLSEFLALLSIASPAVCAARALERVNLEIRQNDLNPEIESEDSTISLQATAVAFAFSQLFNSAEGFRIVSRFSTIKKQKALHGILLYCANGGLQSLLDEYVYMLGQSCRTMDEMVTTICDTAAIPPSRVAVQNGVGTKDFSLRCHYAVAFGTQKMDVDKGLQRVANIRDAFNSPFRPFVLTSTSVGQEGLDFHWYCGEVVHWNLPHNPIDLEQREGRVNRFQSLVVRRRVAEQFATEIKATEGWKEIFEKAADILSKQPNHTDLIPYWHMPIGSAKIRRIVPMMPLSRETRQYEKMLKILSLYRLTFGQPRQQELLEYLLRLNLSTEDEEELRRKMMINLAPISYCHL